From Aquificota bacterium, one genomic window encodes:
- a CDS encoding TldD/PmbA family protein gives MNIKAWVEEVLKGGYEYEVYLERKRKTTIESSDEKLENLIRSQEIGIGIRVFKDKSMGFAYTTDLEESSVKECARIAMQVCQLTPKDEGFVLGSCQNFGELQTYYDEKGINTPLEDKIALVIDLEKRAKALDSRVKGVRKVSIKELDLEVFCFNSCGLSYNYKGTWYTSMMAVLAEEGGDQSISYDFVGARSLSDLPLQSMVEEVVFKATATLNPSPFETRKMPVVLYKDASAMILEAFSPIFLGDSLVKSRTFLKGMKGSKVFSEKLTIIDDGTLRGGFMSLPVDVEGHATQRNLVVENGVFKGFLHSTYTAIKSGERPTGNSVRESFRSLPTSGITNLYIKPGDISLEDMLQEEVFLITDLMGLHTVDPVSGDFSLGASGIIYEGGKKKKSVRGVIIGGNIKEVWNSVVGVGNDLRFYGNVGSPSLYIENITVGG, from the coding sequence ATGAACATAAAGGCATGGGTTGAAGAAGTTTTAAAGGGTGGCTATGAGTATGAAGTATATTTGGAACGCAAACGTAAAACTACCATAGAAAGCTCTGATGAGAAGCTTGAAAACCTTATAAGGTCCCAAGAGATTGGCATAGGTATAAGGGTTTTTAAAGATAAAAGCATGGGCTTTGCCTATACAACGGATTTGGAAGAGTCTTCTGTAAAGGAATGCGCGAGAATTGCCATGCAGGTATGCCAATTGACGCCAAAGGATGAGGGCTTTGTGTTGGGAAGCTGTCAAAATTTCGGAGAATTACAGACCTATTATGATGAAAAGGGAATAAATACGCCTTTGGAAGACAAAATAGCTTTGGTTATTGACCTTGAAAAAAGGGCCAAGGCCTTGGATAGTAGGGTAAAAGGCGTTAGGAAGGTGAGCATAAAAGAATTGGACCTTGAAGTCTTTTGCTTTAACTCCTGTGGGCTATCATACAACTACAAAGGAACATGGTATACGTCCATGATGGCTGTGTTGGCGGAAGAAGGAGGAGACCAGTCCATATCCTACGACTTTGTTGGTGCAAGAAGTCTATCGGACTTGCCTTTACAAAGCATGGTGGAGGAGGTAGTTTTTAAGGCCACAGCTACTCTTAATCCTTCCCCTTTTGAAACAAGAAAGATGCCCGTAGTCCTATACAAGGATGCCTCCGCCATGATATTGGAGGCCTTTAGCCCCATTTTCCTTGGAGATTCCTTAGTAAAAAGTAGAACCTTTTTGAAAGGTATGAAAGGTTCAAAGGTCTTTTCAGAAAAGCTAACCATTATTGATGATGGTACTCTAAGGGGTGGTTTTATGAGCTTGCCCGTGGATGTGGAAGGGCATGCTACTCAAAGGAATCTTGTAGTTGAAAATGGAGTGTTTAAAGGCTTTCTTCATAGCACCTACACGGCTATAAAGTCTGGAGAGAGGCCCACTGGCAACTCGGTAAGGGAAAGCTTTAGAAGTCTGCCAACTTCTGGTATAACAAACCTGTATATAAAGCCTGGAGATATAAGTCTTGAAGATATGCTTCAAGAGGAGGTCTTTCTTATAACAGACCTTATGGGACTGCACACAGTAGACCCAGTATCGGGTGATTTTTCCTTAGGTGCTTCTGGTATAATATACGAGGGAGGTAAGAAAAAGAAAAGCGTGAGAGGTGTAATAATAGGTGGAAATATAAAAGAGGTTTGGAATTCTGTGGTTGGGGTGGGGAACGATTTAAGGTTTTATGGTAATGTAGGGTCGCCTTCTCTGTATATAGAGAATATCACAGTAGGGGGTTAA